A single Halarcobacter anaerophilus DNA region contains:
- a CDS encoding phosphoglycerate kinase encodes MKLQEIKNIDIDGKRVFIRCDFNVPMDEYNNITDDRRIRSALNTIRYCIDRDCSIILASHFGRPKEPGEEKFSLKPVAKRLHTLLKQDIKMAKNVVDEDTLEMAKNLQSGEIMLLENLRYEAGEKANESEFAKKLASMAEIYINDAFGVSHRAHASVEAITKYFDIEHKAAGFLLAKEIKFFHNIVENPKRPFVSIVGGSKVSGKLEVLHNLITKVDKILIGGGMAFTFLKAQGYEVGKSLVEDDLIPEALKIIDEAKELGVKLYLPVDVVAAEAFDAEAIAKLVTTQEIPENWMGLDIGPATAQLFRLALGDANTILWNGPMGVYEMEKFAKGSTRISNAVAQSYATTVVGGGDTADLVRVTGDEEDMTFISTGGGASLELIEGKVLPGVKALVLEE; translated from the coding sequence ATGAAACTTCAAGAGATTAAAAATATTGATATAGACGGTAAAAGAGTATTTATAAGATGTGATTTTAACGTACCTATGGATGAGTATAATAATATCACCGATGATAGAAGAATCAGAAGTGCATTGAATACTATCAGATATTGTATAGATAGAGATTGTTCTATTATCTTAGCTTCGCATTTCGGTAGACCAAAAGAACCAGGTGAAGAAAAATTCTCTTTAAAACCTGTAGCAAAAAGATTACATACTCTTCTAAAACAAGATATAAAAATGGCAAAAAACGTTGTAGATGAAGATACTTTGGAAATGGCAAAAAATCTGCAATCGGGTGAAATTATGCTTCTTGAAAATTTAAGATACGAAGCAGGTGAAAAAGCAAATGAGAGTGAATTTGCAAAAAAACTAGCTTCTATGGCTGAAATTTATATTAATGATGCTTTTGGAGTATCTCACAGAGCTCACGCTTCTGTTGAAGCGATTACAAAGTATTTTGATATAGAACATAAAGCAGCAGGTTTTTTACTTGCAAAAGAGATTAAATTTTTCCATAATATAGTAGAAAATCCAAAAAGACCATTTGTATCAATTGTCGGAGGATCAAAAGTATCAGGAAAACTGGAAGTTCTACATAATCTGATTACAAAGGTTGATAAAATCTTAATAGGCGGAGGAATGGCATTTACCTTTCTAAAAGCACAAGGTTATGAAGTAGGAAAATCTTTAGTTGAAGATGATTTAATTCCTGAAGCTTTAAAAATTATTGATGAAGCAAAAGAGCTGGGTGTAAAACTCTATTTGCCTGTTGATGTAGTTGCAGCAGAAGCTTTTGACGCAGAAGCTATAGCAAAACTTGTTACAACACAAGAGATTCCTGAAAACTGGATGGGCCTTGATATAGGACCGGCAACGGCGCAACTGTTCAGACTTGCTTTAGGTGATGCAAATACGATTTTATGGAATGGACCGATGGGTGTTTATGAAATGGAAAAATTTGCAAAAGGAAGTACAAGAATCTCAAATGCCGTTGCACAATCATATGCAACAACTGTAGTAGGCGGTGGAGATACTGCCGATTTAGTTAGAGTAACAGGAGATGAAGAAGATATGACTTTTATCTCAACGGGTGGTGGAGCTTCATTGGAGCTAATAGAAGGAAAAGTTTTACCGGGTGTTAAAGCTTTAGTTTTAGAGGAATAA
- a CDS encoding triose-phosphate isomerase, which produces MAIIASNFKTNHTRKSTAAFIKEIDSFIKSNSIKNEIMIFPTATSLDSFEISENLKIGVQNAYPVEKGSFTGEIGTQQLDEFGIKTILIGHSERRHILKETQKQIAEKYNFYKELGYTIVYCIGEPLEVKKLGLEKTLEYLYEQFENIDTNYENLILAYEPVWAIGTGVSATNEDIKAVHEAIKKKIDKPLLYGGSVKVENVKEICSINSVDGALIGTASWVAEDFKQIIENTKDL; this is translated from the coding sequence ATGGCAATTATCGCATCTAATTTTAAAACGAACCATACAAGAAAATCAACAGCTGCTTTTATAAAAGAGATTGACTCTTTTATAAAAAGCAATAGTATTAAAAATGAAATAATGATTTTTCCGACTGCAACTTCACTTGACAGTTTTGAAATTTCAGAAAATTTGAAAATCGGTGTTCAAAATGCCTACCCTGTTGAAAAAGGTTCTTTTACAGGTGAGATAGGAACGCAGCAATTAGATGAATTTGGAATAAAAACTATTCTAATAGGGCATAGCGAAAGAAGACATATATTAAAAGAGACACAAAAGCAAATAGCAGAAAAATATAACTTCTATAAAGAGCTTGGATATACGATAGTTTATTGTATAGGAGAACCTTTAGAGGTAAAAAAACTAGGACTAGAAAAGACTTTAGAGTATCTTTATGAACAATTTGAAAACATAGATACAAATTATGAAAATCTTATTTTAGCATATGAACCTGTTTGGGCTATAGGAACAGGCGTTAGTGCTACAAATGAAGATATAAAAGCCGTTCATGAAGCAATAAAGAAAAAAATAGACAAACCGCTTTTATACGGTGGAAGCGTAAAAGTTGAAAACGTAAAAGAGATTTGTTCAATTAATAGTGTTGACGGGGCATTAATAGGTACTGCATCTTGGGTTGCAGAAGATTTTAAACAAATAATAGAAAATACAAAGGATTTATAA
- the fabI gene encoding enoyl-ACP reductase FabI, which yields MLMEGKKGVILGVANNKSIAYGIAKQCAAQGAKIAFTYLNDSLKKRVEPIAAEFGSEDLVYPCDVSKPEEIKALKESLQKDLGEIDFIVHSIAFAPKDGLSGRFMDISKEAFDIAMDISVYSLIEVVRELKPLLSKSSSILTLTYYGGTQYIPNYNLMGVAKAALDMTTKYLAEDLGKDGIRVNAISAGPIKTLAAAGIGDFRFMLKWNEFHSPLKKNVSTDEVGNSGMYLLSDLSSAVTGEIHYVDCGYNIMGMPAVDFTDGKPKIAWNGTDK from the coding sequence ATGTTAATGGAAGGTAAAAAAGGTGTAATTTTAGGTGTTGCAAATAATAAATCAATTGCATACGGAATTGCCAAGCAATGTGCGGCTCAAGGAGCAAAAATCGCTTTTACATATTTAAACGACAGTTTGAAAAAAAGAGTTGAACCAATAGCAGCTGAATTTGGAAGTGAAGATTTGGTATATCCTTGTGATGTAAGCAAACCAGAAGAAATAAAAGCATTAAAAGAGTCTTTACAAAAAGATTTAGGAGAAATTGATTTTATCGTTCACTCTATTGCATTTGCACCAAAAGACGGATTATCCGGAAGATTTATGGATATTTCAAAGGAAGCATTTGATATAGCTATGGATATTTCGGTTTATTCACTTATAGAAGTCGTAAGAGAGTTGAAACCTTTATTGTCTAAAAGTTCTTCTATCTTAACATTAACATATTACGGTGGAACACAATATATTCCAAACTACAACTTAATGGGAGTAGCAAAAGCTGCATTAGATATGACTACAAAATATCTTGCGGAAGATTTAGGGAAAGACGGAATTAGAGTAAATGCAATTAGTGCGGGTCCAATTAAAACCTTAGCTGCTGCTGGAATCGGTGATTTTAGATTTATGCTTAAATGGAATGAATTTCATTCCCCTCTTAAAAAGAATGTTTCAACTGATGAAGTAGGAAATTCAGGTATGTATTTACTTAGTGATTTAAGTAGTGCCGTAACAGGTGAAATTCATTATGTAGACTGCGGTTACAATATTATGGGAATGCCTGCTGTTGATTTTACCGACGGTAAACCTAAAATTGCTTGGAACGGAACGGATAAATAG
- the lysA gene encoding diaminopimelate decarboxylase: MNIDFKKLADKYQTPYYVYDFDYISNQYNELKTAFKARKSLIAYAVKANSNLSVIKHLANLGAGADCVSIGEVKRALKVGIPSYKIIFSGVGKIDDEIRTALELDILMINVESAAELDRVELIAKELGKVARISIRVNPNIDPQTHPYISTGLHENKFGVDIDTAKRMYIQCNNSENLEPVGIHCHIGSQLTQLEPIKESVKIVADLVKNLKAIKIELSFMDVGGGLGIIYNEEKLIDTNEYAQAILETMFGLDITVVCEPGRFIVGNAGTFITKVLYEKINGEKRFVIVDGAMNDLIRPSLYNAYHKIEVLNDNKELSLCNLVGPVCESGDFFAKDVELPKTKHNDLVAIYSAGAYCFTMASNYNTRGRVAEIAVQNGVDKLIRKRETFEDIIALEEEFIN; the protein is encoded by the coding sequence ATGAATATAGATTTTAAAAAATTGGCAGACAAATATCAAACACCGTATTATGTATATGATTTTGATTATATTTCAAATCAATATAATGAGTTAAAAACAGCTTTTAAAGCAAGAAAATCTTTAATTGCATATGCCGTTAAAGCGAACTCAAATTTGTCTGTAATAAAACATTTGGCAAATCTTGGAGCGGGAGCAGACTGTGTTAGTATCGGTGAAGTTAAAAGAGCTTTAAAAGTAGGTATTCCTTCTTATAAAATCATTTTTTCAGGTGTTGGAAAAATAGATGATGAGATTAGAACTGCACTTGAACTTGATATTTTGATGATAAACGTAGAGAGTGCCGCAGAACTTGACAGAGTGGAACTAATTGCAAAAGAGCTTGGAAAAGTAGCAAGAATATCTATTAGAGTTAATCCCAATATAGATCCTCAAACTCATCCATATATTTCAACAGGATTGCATGAAAATAAATTCGGAGTCGATATTGATACGGCAAAAAGAATGTATATTCAATGTAATAATTCTGAAAATCTTGAACCTGTGGGGATTCATTGTCATATCGGTTCTCAATTAACACAATTAGAGCCTATTAAAGAGTCTGTAAAAATAGTTGCCGATTTAGTGAAAAATCTAAAAGCTATTAAAATAGAACTCTCTTTTATGGATGTGGGCGGAGGTCTGGGTATTATTTACAATGAGGAAAAACTTATTGATACAAATGAGTATGCACAGGCAATTTTAGAAACAATGTTCGGTCTTGATATAACGGTTGTTTGTGAACCTGGAAGATTTATTGTAGGAAATGCAGGTACTTTTATTACAAAAGTTTTATATGAAAAAATAAACGGTGAAAAAAGATTTGTTATTGTTGACGGAGCGATGAATGATTTAATTAGACCCTCTTTATACAATGCTTATCATAAAATAGAAGTGCTAAACGATAATAAAGAGTTAAGTCTGTGTAATTTAGTAGGTCCGGTTTGTGAAAGCGGAGACTTTTTTGCAAAAGATGTAGAGTTGCCTAAAACAAAACATAATGATTTAGTAGCTATTTACAGTGCGGGAGCATACTGTTTTACAATGGCAAGCAACTACAATACAAGAGGAAGAGTAGCTGAAATAGCAGTGCAAAACGGTGTTGACAAACTTATAAGAAAAAGAGAAACATTTGAAGATATAATTGCATTAGAAGAGGAGTTTATAAACTAA
- a CDS encoding HAD-IIA family hydrolase produces MKKGFFIDVQGTLIDDIAKKPIKGACEFIKYLNNNNIPYVVITNNSKHKSEDFIEELKQKGFDIKNYIDPFYILKKVLKTKKIAAFGTDKFLEVLKQMGYQLDFKDFDSLIVSIRQDYTNEDYAKMIECAFKTDDLIAMHGTSTYSKEGKRYPGVGAIMSMIKFAVNKDYETVGKPSFEFYEKARKLIDLDFKNITVISDDMIGDLLGAKALKMKTNLVLSGKTKSKEEIVNTLDKKDLPDKIFNDMSEILASLKKGEI; encoded by the coding sequence ATGAAAAAAGGTTTTTTTATAGATGTTCAAGGTACTTTAATAGATGATATTGCTAAAAAACCTATAAAAGGTGCCTGTGAATTTATCAAATATTTAAATAATAACAATATTCCCTATGTTGTTATTACAAATAACAGCAAACATAAAAGTGAAGATTTTATTGAAGAGTTAAAACAAAAAGGTTTTGATATAAAAAATTATATTGATCCTTTTTATATCTTAAAAAAGGTTCTTAAAACAAAAAAGATTGCAGCTTTCGGAACTGACAAATTTTTGGAAGTTTTAAAACAAATGGGATATCAATTAGATTTTAAAGATTTTGATTCTTTGATTGTTTCAATCAGGCAAGATTATACAAACGAAGATTATGCAAAGATGATTGAATGTGCTTTTAAAACAGATGATTTAATAGCAATGCACGGAACATCGACTTACAGTAAAGAGGGGAAAAGATATCCCGGAGTCGGTGCAATAATGAGCATGATTAAGTTTGCGGTGAATAAGGATTATGAAACGGTGGGAAAACCGAGTTTTGAATTCTATGAAAAAGCAAGAAAACTTATAGATTTAGATTTCAAGAATATTACCGTAATAAGCGATGATATGATTGGAGATTTATTAGGGGCAAAAGCTCTAAAAATGAAAACAAATCTTGTATTAAGCGGAAAAACAAAATCTAAAGAAGAGATTGTAAATACTTTAGATAAAAAAGATTTGCCGGATAAAATTTTCAATGATATGAGTGAAATATTAGCAAGTTTGAAAAAAGGTGAGATATGA
- the pheA gene encoding chorismate mutase produces MTEQGLKELRDKLDKIDNQLLELINERMELVHQVGVVKAQSGGAIYRPEREKAIINRLVSLNKGGRLNKKAIEALFLEIFAISRNIELPENIAYLGPEGSFTHQAAEARFGAMSSYISIGSIKGVFREVSTKKAKFGVIPIENSSNGIVSDTINCLSSYNLKIIAEVILDIHHTFASTCDKVNDIKKIYSKDIAFDQCHNFLENFGLDEIEHIPVESTTKAAKLALSEPNSAAICSHVGAKLYNLPILFENIEDIDNNRTRFFIISDFDNAPSGNDKTSILVKLPNTPGTLVDFLTEFDQEGINLTKIKSHIVEGVSIFFIDFDGHRNDENIKKIFDKHGKNIKFLGSYVKEIDDI; encoded by the coding sequence ATGACAGAGCAGGGTTTAAAAGAACTAAGGGATAAATTAGATAAAATAGATAACCAACTTTTAGAACTTATAAACGAAAGAATGGAATTAGTTCATCAAGTAGGTGTTGTAAAAGCACAAAGCGGTGGAGCTATTTATAGACCTGAAAGAGAAAAAGCCATTATTAATAGATTAGTCTCATTAAATAAAGGCGGAAGATTAAATAAAAAAGCAATAGAGGCTCTGTTTTTAGAAATTTTTGCAATTTCAAGAAATATTGAGTTACCTGAAAATATAGCTTATTTAGGACCTGAAGGAAGTTTTACCCATCAAGCGGCAGAAGCTAGATTCGGTGCTATGAGTTCTTATATTTCAATAGGTTCTATAAAAGGTGTATTTAGAGAAGTAAGCACCAAAAAAGCAAAATTCGGAGTAATTCCTATTGAAAACTCCTCAAACGGTATTGTAAGTGATACAATTAACTGTTTAAGCAGCTATAATCTTAAAATTATTGCTGAGGTAATTTTGGATATACATCATACTTTTGCTTCAACTTGTGATAAAGTAAATGATATAAAAAAGATATATTCAAAAGATATTGCTTTTGATCAATGTCATAATTTTTTAGAAAATTTCGGATTAGACGAGATTGAACATATTCCCGTAGAATCAACTACAAAAGCTGCAAAACTTGCGTTAAGCGAACCAAACAGTGCGGCAATATGTTCTCATGTAGGAGCTAAACTTTATAATCTTCCGATTCTATTTGAAAATATTGAAGATATTGATAATAATAGAACAAGATTTTTTATAATAAGTGATTTTGATAATGCTCCTTCAGGAAACGATAAAACGTCAATTTTAGTTAAGTTACCTAATACGCCGGGAACTTTAGTTGATTTTCTGACAGAGTTTGACCAAGAGGGAATAAACTTAACAAAAATAAAATCTCATATTGTTGAGGGAGTATCGATATTTTTTATTGATTTTGACGGGCACCGAAATGATGAAAATATTAAAAAGATTTTTGATAAACACGGTAAAAATATAAAATTTTTAGGCTCTTACGTAAAAGAGATAGATGATATTTGA
- the hisC gene encoding histidinol-phosphate transaminase: MKFNKLLENCKIYEAGKPIELVVREYGVKQEDIIKLASNENPYGTSTKVVKKIQELAKNMFMYPDDSMYELKEALGEKFDVNSKNVIIGAGSDQIIEFLIKAKCSENSKILMAKTTFAMYEIYGRQEGCVALKTEDGMHNLEQFEALYKEHNPEMIFLCIPNNPLGECLDKEEVYKFLEKVSSETLIVVDGAYQEYAAYKDPKKRIDPKELITKFPNAVYLGTFSKAYALGGMRVGYGIGDEAIIKTLYKLRPPFNITTLSLAAAIEALKDQEFVNECIKLNFKEMKRYEEYAKKKGFSYIESYTNFITFKFENKYISSDVAQKLLERGIIVRDLKSYSVNAIRITIGREDQNTKVFKVLDEVLDELKK, translated from the coding sequence ATGAAATTTAACAAATTATTAGAAAATTGTAAAATATATGAAGCTGGAAAACCGATTGAATTGGTTGTAAGAGAGTATGGAGTTAAACAAGAAGATATTATAAAACTTGCTTCAAACGAGAACCCTTACGGAACTTCTACAAAAGTAGTTAAAAAGATTCAAGAATTAGCAAAAAATATGTTTATGTATCCTGATGATTCTATGTATGAATTAAAAGAGGCATTGGGTGAAAAATTTGATGTAAATAGCAAAAATGTGATAATCGGAGCAGGAAGTGACCAAATAATCGAGTTTTTAATCAAAGCAAAATGTAGTGAAAACTCTAAAATTCTTATGGCTAAAACAACTTTTGCGATGTATGAAATTTACGGAAGACAAGAAGGGTGTGTTGCTTTAAAAACTGAAGACGGTATGCACAATCTTGAACAGTTTGAGGCTTTATATAAAGAGCATAATCCCGAAATGATTTTTCTTTGTATTCCAAACAATCCTTTAGGGGAGTGTTTAGATAAAGAAGAAGTTTATAAATTTTTGGAAAAAGTCAGCAGTGAAACTTTGATTGTTGTTGACGGAGCCTATCAAGAGTATGCGGCATATAAAGATCCTAAAAAAAGAATTGATCCAAAAGAACTAATTACAAAATTTCCAAATGCGGTATATTTAGGAACATTTTCAAAAGCTTATGCTCTTGGAGGAATGAGAGTAGGGTATGGAATAGGTGATGAAGCGATTATAAAAACTTTATATAAACTAAGACCTCCTTTTAATATTACGACTCTATCTTTAGCTGCTGCAATTGAGGCTTTAAAAGACCAAGAGTTTGTAAACGAGTGTATAAAACTTAACTTTAAGGAAATGAAAAGATATGAAGAGTATGCTAAGAAAAAAGGTTTTTCTTATATAGAAAGTTATACCAACTTTATAACTTTTAAATTTGAAAACAAATATATCTCTTCTGATGTTGCTCAAAAACTTTTAGAAAGAGGAATTATTGTTAGAGATTTAAAAAGTTATAGTGTAAATGCTATTAGAATAACAATAGGAAGAGAAGATCAAAATACAAAAGTTTTCAAAGTCTTAGATGAAGTTTTGGATGAATTAAAAAAATAA
- the dxs gene encoding 1-deoxy-D-xylulose-5-phosphate synthase: MEIKDKNLEELEKICSDIRDRIIDVVSRKGGHFSSTLGAVELTVAMHKVFDIKKDPFIYDVSHQCYPHKLINGRWDEFETIRQFGGLSGFTKPKESDADYFVAGHSSTSISLAVGAAKAIKLKGEDRTPVVMIGDGSMTAGMVYEALNELGDRKYPVVIILNDNEMSIAKPIGSISKYLSKILAGKYYQAFKERVDKNIIQHLPTGATYIAKKIEESMKLITPGIIFEEMGIDYIGPIDGHNLEEIIETLEIAKAMKKPVIVHARTVKGKGYKFAEGQHERWHGVGPFNVDNGKFVKKNSAKSATAVFADALLELAKKHENIVGVTAAMPSGTGIDKLMEEFPSRFWDVAIAEQHAVTSMAAMAKEGFKPFITIYSTFLQRAYDQIIHDVCLMGLPVVFAIDRAGIVGNDGETHQGAFDISYLRFLPNMILCAPRDDKTLEYSLEFGYEATSPCAIRYPRGAFKQLPYKASKFELGISELLKEGTSNKLFIGYGAGVSRACDTEALHKEDISILDLRFVKPLDEKKLKELASKYDDWYVFSDSQKQGGVASAILEFLDKQKVCINVTSFEYEDSFIHHGDTKKVEESLGLLPEQLVLKVK; encoded by the coding sequence ATGGAAATAAAAGATAAAAACTTAGAAGAATTAGAGAAAATTTGTTCGGATATTAGAGATAGAATAATTGATGTAGTATCTAGAAAAGGCGGGCACTTCTCTTCAACACTGGGTGCTGTTGAATTAACAGTTGCCATGCATAAAGTTTTTGATATCAAAAAAGATCCATTTATTTATGATGTTTCTCATCAATGTTATCCTCACAAACTTATAAACGGTAGATGGGATGAGTTTGAAACAATCAGACAGTTTGGCGGCTTAAGCGGATTTACTAAACCAAAAGAGTCTGATGCCGATTATTTTGTGGCAGGTCACAGTTCAACCTCAATCTCACTTGCAGTCGGTGCTGCTAAAGCAATAAAACTAAAAGGTGAAGATAGAACTCCCGTTGTTATGATAGGTGACGGTTCCATGACTGCCGGGATGGTTTATGAAGCTTTAAATGAATTAGGAGACAGAAAATATCCCGTTGTCATTATTTTAAACGATAATGAGATGTCAATAGCTAAACCAATAGGCTCAATCTCTAAGTATTTATCAAAAATCCTGGCAGGAAAATATTATCAGGCTTTTAAAGAAAGAGTCGATAAAAATATAATTCAACACCTTCCTACAGGTGCAACTTATATAGCCAAAAAAATAGAAGAGAGTATGAAACTTATTACTCCGGGAATAATTTTTGAAGAGATGGGAATAGACTATATAGGACCTATTGACGGGCATAATCTTGAAGAGATAATTGAGACTTTAGAGATAGCAAAAGCTATGAAAAAGCCTGTTATCGTTCATGCAAGAACAGTTAAAGGAAAAGGTTATAAATTTGCCGAAGGTCAGCACGAACGTTGGCACGGAGTAGGACCTTTTAATGTGGATAACGGGAAATTTGTTAAGAAAAATTCAGCAAAATCCGCAACGGCAGTATTTGCAGATGCTTTATTAGAATTGGCAAAAAAACATGAGAATATAGTAGGTGTAACAGCAGCAATGCCAAGCGGTACGGGAATTGACAAGCTAATGGAAGAGTTTCCTTCAAGATTTTGGGATGTTGCAATAGCAGAACAACATGCCGTAACTTCAATGGCAGCTATGGCAAAAGAGGGTTTTAAACCTTTTATTACAATCTATTCTACTTTTTTACAAAGAGCCTATGACCAAATTATTCATGATGTATGTTTAATGGGTTTGCCCGTAGTTTTTGCAATAGATAGAGCAGGAATTGTTGGAAATGACGGTGAAACGCATCAAGGAGCTTTTGATATCTCATATTTAAGATTTCTTCCTAATATGATTTTATGTGCACCAAGAGATGATAAAACATTAGAGTACTCTTTAGAGTTCGGTTATGAAGCTACAAGTCCCTGTGCTATTAGATATCCAAGAGGAGCATTTAAACAGCTGCCTTATAAAGCTTCCAAATTTGAATTAGGAATTTCGGAACTTCTTAAAGAGGGAACTTCAAATAAACTTTTTATAGGTTACGGAGCTGGAGTTTCAAGAGCCTGTGATACGGAAGCTTTACATAAAGAGGATATCTCAATTTTAGATTTAAGGTTTGTGAAACCTTTAGATGAAAAAAAATTAAAAGAGTTAGCTTCTAAATATGATGATTGGTATGTTTTCAGCGATTCTCAAAAACAAGGGGGAGTTGCAAGTGCGATTTTAGAGTTTTTAGATAAACAAAAAGTTTGCATCAATGTTACTTCTTTTGAATATGAAGATAGCTTTATCCATCATGGAGATACGAAAAAAGTAGAAGAGAGTCTGGGGCTTTTACCTGAACAATTAGTATTAAAAGTTAAATAG
- a CDS encoding prepilin peptidase translates to MIFHISFYIFSFFLLYFDCKKRIIPNALLGTLLVFLFIFGYFEDKLNLFSFLNLFVITLFYIIVLLLFPKQILGGGDIKYMAVSTLYLEPSHFPFFLIIAGLVQMFFLIYFKKIKKRRSAPMAPAILLAVVFTKLFNF, encoded by the coding sequence ATGATTTTTCATATATCTTTTTATATTTTTTCTTTTTTTCTACTCTATTTTGATTGTAAAAAACGTATAATTCCAAATGCTCTTTTAGGCACACTTTTAGTCTTTTTATTTATTTTTGGATATTTTGAAGATAAGTTAAATCTTTTCTCTTTTTTAAATCTTTTTGTAATCACTCTTTTTTATATAATAGTTTTACTTCTTTTTCCAAAACAGATTTTAGGAGGAGGAGATATAAAATATATGGCTGTTTCAACTCTTTATTTGGAGCCTAGTCATTTTCCGTTTTTTTTGATAATTGCAGGTTTGGTTCAGATGTTTTTTTTAATATACTTTAAAAAAATAAAAAAAAGAAGAAGTGCCCCTATGGCACCTGCTATATTGTTAGCTGTTGTTTTTACAAAACTATTTAACTTTTAA
- the maf gene encoding septum formation inhibitor Maf codes for MIRLGSNSPTRALLLKNNNIEFIQNGGNFNEDSIKTKNPKSFVYEATLGKYKELYKKYGIDDMPLLVADSVVTANNELLRKAKDENDARRMLQLQSGNKTSVITCMIYKSKNIELLDLSITTYEFAAFDKNDMEAYIESGECFGKAGAIMVEGFCKPYIKKVKGYESTAMGLCVEKLKTFM; via the coding sequence TTGATAAGACTTGGCTCAAACTCTCCTACAAGAGCTTTATTACTAAAAAATAATAATATTGAATTTATACAAAACGGCGGAAATTTTAATGAAGATTCAATAAAAACAAAAAATCCAAAATCTTTTGTTTATGAGGCAACTTTGGGAAAATACAAAGAACTTTATAAAAAATACGGTATTGATGATATGCCTTTATTGGTTGCAGATTCAGTAGTAACGGCAAATAATGAACTTCTTAGAAAAGCAAAAGATGAAAATGATGCAAGAAGAATGTTGCAACTTCAAAGCGGGAATAAAACTTCTGTTATCACTTGTATGATATATAAAAGTAAAAACATAGAGCTTTTAGACTTATCTATTACAACTTATGAGTTTGCAGCTTTTGACAAAAATGATATGGAAGCCTATATAGAATCAGGAGAATGTTTCGGTAAAGCCGGAGCTATTATGGTTGAAGGTTTTTGCAAACCCTACATCAAAAAAGTAAAAGGATATGAAAGTACCGCCATGGGACTTTGCGTAGAAAAATTAAAAACTTTTATGTAA